A stretch of DNA from Lawsonibacter asaccharolyticus:
GCCTGAACCTGATCCACAACGCCCAGCAGAAGGGGGATGCCCTGGACCTGCCCTCCTTTGCCGCCTCTTTCGGCCGGGCGGTGAGCGAGAGCCTGGTCCCCCGGGCCATGGAGGCCTCCCGCCGGAAGGGATACGGCAGGCTGGCGGTGGCCGGAGGGGTGGCGGCCAACCGCCGCATCCGGGCCGACCTGGAGGCTGCCTGCCGGCAGAGCGGTGACCGTCTCTTCCTCCCGGAGCTCAAATACTGCGGCGACAACGCTGCCATGATCGGCTGCCAGGGGTACTACGAATTTCTGGCCGGCCGCACTGCGGGCCTGGACCTGAATGCCTATGCCACTCGGGACATCTCCCTGGGATGACACCTTTTTTGTCATTATGTCACCTGCGTTTCGTTTACCGCCCCTCCGCCGCCCGGCCCTCCTTCCCCGCCACAGTCCTACGCTTCCCGGTTGGAGAGCCGGAGTTTTCCACACAGGCTGTGGATAACCCTGTGGAAAATGTGTATAACTTTCCGTAAACAAAAATTCCACGTCTGTATTATGTAAAATAAAAAGCCAGTTGGTGCGCCGCCTTATTTAGCTGGAAACTCCGGATTTTTTAGGCGCCTCAGAGAAGGCCGGAGCAGGGAGAAGTCTCGTCCTCTCTGCCCGGCCCCTTTTGAAATACACTGGGTAATCTCTGAAAATCACCCTTGACAAGGACGGAACTTTCTGATATAGTAACTGAGTAAAATAAAGCAGGAACGGTACCCCGTCCTCACCCCAGGCCAGCGCCGAAGGGTCAACATGGATCTGCTCCGCCGGGTCTCCCGGCGGTAGTCTTCACGTGATGCGGGTGCCTGTTCTGGCAGCTGCATTTATTTTTTGTCAGGAGGTGCTTTCCCATCGCTAACACAGGTCATCAAACCAATGAAGAGATCCGGGATAAAGAGGTCCGTCTGATCTCTGAGTCCGGCGAGCAGCTTGGCCTCATGTCCTCTCAGGAGGCGCTGCGCATGGCCGAGGAGCAGGGGCTGGATCTGGTCAAGATCTCTCCCAACGCTGTCCCCCCCGTATGCAAGCTGATGGATTACGGCAAGTTCCGGTTCGAGCAGACCAAGCGCGAGAAGGAAGCCCGCAAGAATCAGCGCGTGGTAGAGATCAAGGAGATCCGGATGTCTCCCAGCATCGACGTCAACGATTTCAACGTCAAGCTCCGCAACGCGCAGAAATTCCTGGCCGACGGCAACCGGTGCAAAATCACCGTGCGCTTCCGCGGTCGGGAGATGGCCCACACCAACATCGGTCAGGACCTGCTTCTGAAGTTTGCTGAGGAGTGCGGCGAGATCGCCGTGATGGACAAGAGCCCCAAGCTGGAGGGGCGGCACATGTCCATTTTCCTCTCCCCCAAACCCGCCAAGGACGCGAAAAAGTAAGTAAAGGAGTTCTCTGTTATGCCGAAGATCAAGATCAAGACCCACAGCGGCGCCAAGAAGCGTTTTTCCCTCACCAAGACCGGCAAGGTCAAGCGCGCCATGACCAAGAAGCGTCACCTGCTCAACGGCCACGGCAAGACCACCAAGCTCAAGCGGGCTCTGCGCGGCACCACCTACGCCGACAAGACCAACGAGGCCGCCATCAAGCGCATGATCCTGTACAAGTAAGATAGAGGGAGGAACAGACAAATGGCACGTGTAAAAGGCGCGATGATGACGCGCAAGAGAAGAAATAAGATCCTCAAGATGGCCAAGGGCTACTGGGGTTCCAAGTCCAAGCACTTCAAGATGGCCAACCAGGCCGTGATGAAGTCCCTGACCTATGCTTATACCGGCCGCCGGCTGAAGAAGCGCGACTTCCGTCAGCTGTGGATCACCCGGATCAACGCCGCCTGCAAGCTGAACGGCATGAATTACTCCACCTTCATGAACGGACTGAAGAAGGCCGGTATCGCCATCAACCGTAAGATGCTGGCTGAGATGGCCGTCAATGACAAGGCCGCGTTCACCCAGCTGACCGAGACCGCCAAGAAGGCCCTCGCCTGATCGGTGCGGCCAGAATCTAAAAGATCCCGGCAGAGACATGGTCTCTGCCGGGATCTCTGCATTTATTTCGCCATCAGGTCCACCAGATTGATCCGATCCTTCACATCCTGGGAGATGTCCGCATGGTCCTTGATGTGTCGGAGCACCTCCATCGTCAGGCCGTAGGAGTCCTCCAGGCTCCGGTCCAGCTCCATGGGGCCGTTGGTCATGTCAAAGATCACCGGCAGCGCGCTGAGGAAGCTGAAGCGGTTCACCCGCGCTCCCTTGAAGTCCTCCCAGGGATAGAACCGGGCCGTCTGTCCGCGATTCATCCGCAGGCCCTTCTCCGTCACCTCATACCAGTAGTTCTCGTTAAAACGCCGGAGAAACTTATTGGTGCACCAGACAGCCAGGATGCCGATGGAACCGAAGATGGCCAGCAGAGGCCCGCCGGTCAGACTGGGGATCCATTCGCCAAGCAGCCAGTCATAGACAAAGTAGGCGACCACCAGGACCGCGATCTCCGCCAGGATGCCCATGGTCAGCACCTTTTGGAACCGCTTCCCCATCCGATATTTTTTGCTCATGTAAGTGTCCCTCCCGCCCGCCTTCCGCGAGCCGCTTCTCTCCGGTGGCCCGGGCCGCCGGGGGGCGCGGCGGGAAAGCCGTGGACGCGCCCCTTTCATTTGTGATATATCATACCAGCTTCTCCGCCGGAGCGCAACCGTTCTTTTGGAACTATGTCAAAAAATTCACACTTCATTCACAGGCACGTGCGCTCATCCGCAGGGCTGTTCCGCCGGAGCCGGGGCATCCAGCCGCTCCAGCACCGAGACCGACACCTCAAAGGCCGTCCGCTCCTCGCTGGTCTCCCCCAGGCGCTTGGTATACACCCGGCTCTGGAGGCGGCCCTCCAGCTCCACCCGATTGCCGGGAGCCAGCTCCGCGCATCTTCTGGCCAGGGAGCCCCAGGCGATGCAGGGGAGATAGTCCGTCCGCCCGTACCGCCGGTTCACCGCCAGCATCAGGTCGCAGATGTCCCGGCCCAGCGGGGTCCTGCGGTACACCGGTACCTTGCACAGAGTGCCCGTCAGCCGCAGGCGGTTCTCCTCCTCCCCCGGTTCCCGGTGCATCTGTCTGGCGTAGACCGAGATCACCAGCCGGCTGCCCACCCCGCTCCTGTTGTTGAAGGAGCGGACCTCCCCCTCTACGGACAGCTCCTCTCCCTCCGTCAGCGGGCAGCGCTCCAGCAGGGCGGCCGAGGCCACCACATTGACCCGGTCCTCCGCTCCGGACAGCCGGCACACTGCCAGGGGGAATTTCAGGTAGGACTCCCCGTGGTTTGTATGGGAGGGCACGGGGGCCTGACACACCCGCCCGTGGAGGACGATCCGATTTTCATTCCATTCAGTCTGCATTGCGGCAACACCCCTATCGTTTGTTGCTCCCAATGTATGCGTCCCTGGCGGCTGGTATGTCCCCTTTTTCTCGTGAGGCCTCTATAGGACGCAAAGGACCTCCCGGCCTGGGCCGGGAGGTCCTTTCAGCTTGCGGAAAAGCCTCGCAGAGTTCGCGCCCGCAGGCGGTCAAACCCTGGGCGCGGTTGACTGAAGCTTTCTCAAAAATGCGGCAAAGCCGCTTTTTCGACAGTCTCCTTTTTCCTTCACCGGGGATCGGGGGCCGCCTCCTTCCGAGGGCGGTTCTTTCGATACAGGAGGTCCAGCCCCTTCAGCTGGAGGTCCCGCTCCAGGGCGATCTCATGCCGGCACAGGGGGACCACGAACCGTGCCACTCCCCCGGTGGCCACCACGGTAGTGGGCCGGCCCAGCTCCGCCTCCATCCGGTCAATAAGGCCGTCCACCATGGCCGCGGCGCCGAACATCAGGCCGCTCTGCATGCACTCCACAGTGTTCTTCCCAATGGCCCGCCGGGGCCGTTCCAGCTGGATGCCCGGCAGGAGGGAGGCCCGGCTGGACAGGGCCTCTGCGGAGATGCGCAGGCCTGGCAGCACAGCCCCGCCCAGGAAGGCGTTCCCGTCGTCGATGACCGCGATGGTGGTGGCCGTCCCCATGTCCACCACGGTGAGAGGGGTGGGGTAGGTGTCCACCGCCGCCACCGCCGCCGCGATCAGGTCCGCCCCGGTGGCCCCCGGGTCCTCCAGCAGGATGTTGATCCCGGTCTTGATGCCAGGGCCTACCACCATGGGCTCCTTCCCCGTCAGCTTCACGATGCCGTTGCGGACGGAGTTGAACACCGACGGCACCACCGACGCCACGATGCAGTCCCGGATCTCCTCCACCCTGGCGCCGAAGAGATCCAGCATGTCCTTGATCTCCACCCCATACTCGTCGGAGGTCTTGGTGGAGTCAGTGGCCAGGCGGGCCTCAAAGAGGATCTCCCCCTCCTGGATCCCCCCCAGGGTGATGTTGCTGTTCCCAATATCAATGGCCAGAAGCATGTCTCCCACTCCATCCCGGCCCCGGACCGGGACCGCAGTTTTCTTGCTCCATTATACCGAAACGGGCCGCGGATTGCAACCCGCGGCCCCTTCCTCAGCCCTCGTGCTCGATCTGCTCCTGGAGCATCTTCAGCTCCCCCAGGGTGGACACCGACAGTCCGCTCTCCAGCAGCCGGAGTTGGACCTTGCCAGACATAGTGTTCCAGTAGGTGAGCAGGTCGCGGTCCTCCCCCACCACGTCCTGGGGTCGGCGGAAATACTGCTTCATAGTCATCCTCCTCCGCCCACAGTGTCCCCCGCCGGCCCCATTCCTATGCGGAAAAGGCCCGGACAGAAGCTGTCCGGGCCTTTGGCCTATGGGGTCATACGTCCTGCTTGGGCTCCTCCGGGGCGGCAGGCGCCTCCTCGGGGGCAGCGGCCTCCTCTGCCGGGGTCTCCGGGACCTCCTGCTCCGGGGCGGGCTCCTCGGGGGGGACATCCTCCACCACCGGCTCAGTGGTGACGCTCTCTGCCTCCTCCTCCACACAGCCCTGGGCCTTCAGCTCCGCAATGCGGGCGTTGTTGGTCTCAATGGCCGCCTTAGCCTGGCTGATCCGTCCGCAGGCGGCGGCATAGGCCCCCTCCGGGGCGGCGCCCCGCTCCGCGTAGTACAGCCGGCCCAGCTC
This window harbors:
- a CDS encoding translation initiation factor IF-3, giving the protein MAEEQGLDLVKISPNAVPPVCKLMDYGKFRFEQTKREKEARKNQRVVEIKEIRMSPSIDVNDFNVKLRNAQKFLADGNRCKITVRFRGREMAHTNIGQDLLLKFAEECGEIAVMDKSPKLEGRHMSIFLSPKPAKDAKK
- a CDS encoding 50S ribosomal protein L20, producing the protein MARVKGAMMTRKRRNKILKMAKGYWGSKSKHFKMANQAVMKSLTYAYTGRRLKKRDFRQLWITRINAACKLNGMNYSTFMNGLKKAGIAINRKMLAEMAVNDKAAFTQLTETAKKALA
- a CDS encoding LSU ribosomal protein L35P — encoded protein: MPKIKIKTHSGAKKRFSLTKTGKVKRAMTKKRHLLNGHGKTTKLKRALRGTTYADKTNEAAIKRMILYK